In the genome of Mixta calida, the window TAAGGCAGCATCAGCTGATCGCGATGGCGCAGCGAGAAGTCGAGCCAACCGCGGGCGAAGGCCCACTGGCTGTCGGCGGCGAACGGCAGAAAGATAAACACCAGCATAAAAGAGCCGATGATCATAAACGGCAGCGCCGCGACAAAACCGTCGCGGATGGCGATTACATGCCGCTGCTGACCCACCGCGCCCGCCAGCGGCGTGATCTTACGTTCGATGACATTAATTAAGCCCTGGTAAAGTGACGACATTATGCCACTCCTTTTTGCGCGATCAGTTGCAGGGCGTAATCCAGCACTTTATCGCCGCGCATAGTGCCGTAGTCCATCATGTTAATGGTGGCGACCGGAATCCCGGCGCTTGCGGTTTTCGCCGCCAGCGTCTCCTGCATATATTTCACCTGCGGGCCCAGCAGCACCACGTCATAGCCTGAGAAACGCTCATCGAATTCGGTGGCACTGAAGGCGGCGATATCCGCTTCCAGCCCGCGTTGCGCGGCTTCGTCCTGCATTTTTCTCACCAGCATGCTGGTGGACATTCCGGCGGAACAGCAAAGCATAATCTTGTACATGGCATGCGCCCTCTCACGGTTTCGACCTTCTTATAGGAAACAAAACGGAAACCGGTTTCCATGGTCGGCATAACAATTTGCGAGAGAGTTCATAATTCACTGTCGGGAAAAGAAACAGGCTGTGATTTTGTTCACGAAAATTAATCAATCAGGCGACGCCGGACGGCGCCGCCCTGGGAACTATTTGATATCAACCTGATAGAAAATATGTTTGCCAAAGGGATCGATCTGATAGCCGCTAACGTTGTTACGCACCGGTTCGAAGATAGTCGAATGGGCGATCATCACCGCCGGCGCCTGGTCATGCATTATCTGCTGCGCCTGCTGGTAAAGCGCGACGCGGCGGCCGTGATCCTGTTCGGTGCGCGCGGCATTGATCAGCTTTTCAAACGGCTGATAGCACCATTTGGCGGAGTTGGAGCCGCCGTTGGCGGAGGTACAGCTGAACAACGGACTAAAGAAGTTATCCGGGTCGCCGGTGGCGGTGGTCCAGCCCATCAGCGCCGCCTGATGTTCGCCGTTTTTCACTCGCTTCAGGTACTCGCCCCACTCATAGCTGACGATGCGCGCCTTGATGCCGACGGCGGCCCAGTCCGCCTGGATCATCTCCGCCATGCGGCGCGCGTTGGGGTTATAGGGACGCTGCACCGGCATCGCCCAGAGATCGATGGTAGTGCCGGGCTTAACGCCCGCCTGCTGCAACAGTCGCTTCGCCTGTTGCGGGTCCCAGGGGTAATCCTTCAGCCCGCTGTCGCTGCTCCAGACATCCGGCGGCAGCAGGTTTTTCGCCACGCTGCCGGTGCCGTGAAAAATGGCGTCGATGATTGCTGGCTTATTGATCGCCAGGGTGAGCGCCTGACGCACTTCAACCTTATCCAGCGGCGGTTTTTGCGTGTTAAAGGCGAGAAAGCCGGTGTTCAGCCCTGACTTCTGCATCAGCGTCAGGTCGGGATTCTGACGGATACGCGGCAGGTCGGCGGGGTTGGGAAACGGCATCACCTGACATTCGTTTTTCTCCAGTTTGGCGTAGCGCACCGAGGCGTCCGGCGTAATGGTGAATACCAGCCGATCCAGCTTCGCCTTGCCCTGCCAGTAGTCAGGAAACGCCTTGTAGAGAATGCGCGAATCTTTTTGATACTGCACCAGCTGGAACGGCCCGGTGCCGATCGGCTGCTGGTCGACGCGCTCCGGCGTGCCCGCCTTCAGCATGTGATCGGCATACTCGGCCGAGTGGATTGAGGCGAAATACCAGGCGAGATCGGCGAGAAACGGCGCTTCCGCATGGGCCAGCGTGAAGCGCACGGTATGCTCGTCCACCTTCTCGATTTTCTTGATCAGCTTGCCGAACTCCAGGCTTTCAAAATTGGCGTAGGTGCCGCCCGAAACCTTATGGTAAGGGTTATTGGGGTCCATTTGCCGCATAAAAGAAAAGATCACATCGTCGGCATTTAAAGGGCGCGTCGGCGTAAAATCTTTGCTGCGGTGAAACTGCACGCCTTCGCGCAGGTAGAAGGTATAAACCGTGCCGTCCGGCGAGATCTCCCAGCGCTGCGCCAGACTCGGCTCCAGCTCGGTGGTGCCGGTTTTAAATTCCACCAGCCGGTTGAAGATGGGCACCGCGCTGGCGTCGACGCTGGTGCCGGACGTATAGAGCTGGGGGTTAAAGTTCTCAGGCGATCCTTCCGCGCAGTAGACCAGGGTTTTCGCTGCCGCCGTGGCGCTGAACAGCAGCATCAGCGTCGCACACGTTACTGTTTTTTTCATCTCCACCCTCACTTTTCGTTGACTTTTCCCGCTGGCGATGTGTAAAACAAATTAACATCTGGTTAATAAATAACACGTTTTCTTCACCAACAGAATGATGAAAACGCCACAATAAGGAAGCGCTATGACCGACAGGCTGGCCCGTCAGTTAACCGACCGTTTTTACCGTTATCTCGCCGTCAGCAGTCAGAGCAACGCGCATGCGACCACCCTTCCCAGCACGCCGGGACAGCAGCAGATGGCGCAGCTGCTGGCGGAAGAGCTGCGCGCATTGGGTCTGCAACAGGTGGAGATCGACGCGCAC includes:
- a CDS encoding PTS sugar transporter subunit IIB, yielding MYKIMLCCSAGMSTSMLVRKMQDEAAQRGLEADIAAFSATEFDERFSGYDVVLLGPQVKYMQETLAAKTASAGIPVATINMMDYGTMRGDKVLDYALQLIAQKGVA
- a CDS encoding ABC transporter substrate-binding protein, with amino-acid sequence MKKTVTCATLMLLFSATAAAKTLVYCAEGSPENFNPQLYTSGTSVDASAVPIFNRLVEFKTGTTELEPSLAQRWEISPDGTVYTFYLREGVQFHRSKDFTPTRPLNADDVIFSFMRQMDPNNPYHKVSGGTYANFESLEFGKLIKKIEKVDEHTVRFTLAHAEAPFLADLAWYFASIHSAEYADHMLKAGTPERVDQQPIGTGPFQLVQYQKDSRILYKAFPDYWQGKAKLDRLVFTITPDASVRYAKLEKNECQVMPFPNPADLPRIRQNPDLTLMQKSGLNTGFLAFNTQKPPLDKVEVRQALTLAINKPAIIDAIFHGTGSVAKNLLPPDVWSSDSGLKDYPWDPQQAKRLLQQAGVKPGTTIDLWAMPVQRPYNPNARRMAEMIQADWAAVGIKARIVSYEWGEYLKRVKNGEHQAALMGWTTATGDPDNFFSPLFSCTSANGGSNSAKWCYQPFEKLINAARTEQDHGRRVALYQQAQQIMHDQAPAVMIAHSTIFEPVRNNVSGYQIDPFGKHIFYQVDIK